The following DNA comes from Candidatus Dormiibacterota bacterium.
CAATCGCCTTTCAGACGCCCTCCGTCCCCCCTTTGCCCCGACCCCACCACCACCCGCCTGCATAGACACTCGTCCAACCTGGGTGAGGTCCGCTACGGCGGCTAAGACAGGTCTAAGAGAGGAACTCCGAGACGAGCCGCTGGAAGTGGTAGACGCCGTTCTCGCGCTTGGGGTTGAAGCGGCCACGGTCGTAGGAGCGCGATTTCAACCCGCGCTGGACGTGCTCGCAGAGCGCGATATCCTCCTGCTGGATCTCGTCTGAGAAGGCGATCGTCTGTTGCATCGACTCCCACCCTGGACCAGTACCGGGCTGCGCGAAGAACCACTCGAAGACGGTCAGCGTCTTGTCCACGCCGAGGGGGATGATCAGGTTCGAGCTCATGTTGTCCTGGTAGATGTTGAACATCGTGTTGGGGAAGACCCAGTAGTAGAGCGCGCTCTCCTCGCTCCCGGGCTGCCGGATGTAGCGCCGGTCGCGACCGGGCTCCTCACCCGGCTTCAGCTCCCGGATGGGAGCGTGCTGCTTCGAGTAGTAGCGGAAGGTCTCCACCCGGTAGGCGTCGTAGTCCAGCTCTTTGAAAAGCCCGGGGTGGGCGATCGGCAGGTGATAGCCCTCCAGATAGTTGTCGACGTAGACCTTCCAGTTGCAGTCGATCACATAGTCGCGCCGCTCGACCAATTGCATCCCCTCGACGTCGTAGCCGGCCGCGGCGACCTCCTGCGGGATCCGGCCCAACACCTCCGTCAGCGGCGGCGCGTGCTGATCGAGGTTGGCAAAGATAAACGGTCCCCAGCGCTCGACCCGGATGGGGACCAGACCGAAATCGGCCTTGTCGAAGTTCTCGGTCCCGTCCATCTCGCGGGCGACCTGCAGCCGTCCGTCCAGCCCGTAGGTCCAGCCATGGTACGGACATTGCAAGCTCCGGCGGTTGCCCTTCGAGAGGACGACCTGGGCGGCGCGATGACGGCAGACGTTGTAGAAGCCACGCAGCTGGCCATCGAGGCTGTGTGTGATCAAGATGGGCTCGTCGAGGATGGTGGTCGGCTTGAGGTCACCGATCCGCGATAACTCGTCGGCCCTGGCGACCAGCTGCCATGTGCGCGCGAAGATCCGGTCGGTTTCCCGTTCGAGGACCGCCGGGTCGAGGTAGGCGCTCGCCGGAAGGGTAAAGGCTCGCCCGAGCTCCTGGTCAACCGATGGGATCGTGGCCATGGCCTGACATTCTGCACGAAAACGAAACGAGCGCCCCGAGCCTCAGCCCGGAGCGCCCGTTACCCGTGCTAGTTCTTGAAGACCGACGTTCCGTCGGCGGTTACCAGCTCGAAGTCCGGGCTGGTCTGGCGGCCCCTGCCGATGAGCCAGAAGACGACTCCCATCAGAACGATGACCACCATCGTGCCAATGGTCCACAGTTCCCATGACGTCCTGGCGACGTTCCCGACCGCGGCCGTGGCGTCACTGCTGAAGCACCCCTTCGCGCTACAGATATTGGGCCACAAGGAGAACACGGTCGCCGCCACCACGAAGAACTCGGCGAGAATGGCGCACAACCAGACAGCCACGATTCCGCCTGGGATGCGGTAGCCCTTCCCCGTCGTTCCGTACTTTCTCCGCAGCGTAATGATCGCCGGAAAGACCGCGATGTAAGAGAAGGTGGTCGTCGAGATGGTTAGCGCGAGCACCGTCTTGAAGAAACTCTGCAGGTCGCCGGAGGTGATCAGGAAGCTCAGCACGAGGATGATGCTCGCGATGATCCCCGAGAGGACGTTCACCGGCACCGGCGTTCCGAACCGCCGCGAGAAACGGCCGAGCGCGCGCGGGCCGGAGCCGGCGAGCGAGCTGATCGCCATCGCCCGGTCCGAACCCATCAACCACACGACCCCGCTGCCCAGCAGCGAGAACACGACAGCGGCGCCGACGATCCCATTGAGGACATTGGCGGCGCTACCACCGAAGACATTGGTGACGACCGTCTGGTATCCACTGACGAAGCCGCCGACGTTAGTGATGTTTTTCGCAGAAACAACCAGCAAGATGCCGGCCACCGGGATCAGATAGAAGATGAGCCCAAAGAGCCAGGTGACTCCAATCGAACGCGGCACATCGCGGCGCGGGTCACCCATCTCCTCGCTGGCGTTCGATTGCACTTCGAAGCCGACGAAGTTGAAGATCAGGACGCCGAGTACGCCGACGAAGACGGCCATCGTCGGGAAGAGATCCCCGGCGTTGATGCTGCCGGCGTTCTTACCCGCGGCGATCGACCCCACCACGAGCAAGCCGAAGAGGAGGAGCAAAACGACGCGGACCACCGTGCCGAGGGCGGGAACCCACTTCATGTATCGAAGCGAGAGGATGTTCATCGAGATCCCGACCCAGACGAAGGCCAGACCGACCACGATCGCCAGGCCGGTATTGCCGCCGATCTTCGTGCCCCAGAGCGTGTCCATCGCCGCGATCGCGGTGACCGCCAGCGTGCCGCCAAGCCATACGGGGTTCGCAATCCAGTAGACAACGGCCGTAATCGCGCCCGCCAGGTGCCCGTAGGCGAGACGGACCCATTCGTACACGGCACCCTCGACCGGGATGGTGGTGCCCAGCTCGGCGATGATCAGGCCGTAGGGGATCATGAAAAAGACCGAGAGGAAGACGAGCCAGAAGAGCGTTTGCGTCCCGAAGCTCGCGGCCTGACCGAGCGTATCGATACCGACAACCGCGCAGATGCTGAAGAGCGCCAGGTCCCAGCGGAATAAGGACTTCTTCAGCTTTCGCTTCTCCTCCAGGACGTCGGCGCCGGCGACGGTCCCGGGAGGTGCAGTCAAGGTAGCCAAATGCTTACCCTCCTTAGCGTGTTTAGCCCTTCGGCAGAGCCTTGAGCGCAAATGTGAACCTCCGCTAAAGCGTTGTCAAGGGACGGTTGGCCATATCAGCGCGTCGATATACTCGGCCCCGTGCCGGCTGAATACGACGCGATCATCGTTGGCGGCGGCCACAACGGCCTGGCGACCGCCGCCTACCTGGGTCGGGCCGGCCTGAAAACGCTCGTCCTCGAGCGCCGGGGTATTCTGGGCGGCGCCGCGGTCAGCGAGCATCCCTGGCCGGGCTATACCGTCTCCACGCTGTCCTACGTCCTCTCACTGATGCCCCCCGAAGTAATCCACGAACTCGAACTTCGCCGCCACGGGCTGACGCTCTACCCGCTGGCGGCGGACTACTACGTCCCCTTCCCGGACGGCTCCCACCTGCTCCTGACGAAAGATGCGGCGCAAGCCAAGGCCGAAATCAGCAAGTTCTCGACGAAGGACGCGGAGACCTGGCCCATCTTCAGCGCCTTCCTGGCGAAGATCGCGCGCATGGTCCGCCCGTTGCTCTTGATGACGCCGCCCACCGTCGGAGCCAAGACGCCTTCCGATTTACTCGAACTGGCGCGCTTCGCTTGGAAACTCAAAGGGCTGGACGTGCAGAGCACTAGCGACTTCGTCAAGGTGATGACGCTCTCCGTCGCCGAGCTCCTCGACGAGTGGTTCGAGTCGCCCCAGGTGAAGGCGGCTCGTTGCGTCTCCGGCGCGATCGGCACCTACGGGGGACCGTACACGCCGGGAACGGCCTACGTGCTGCTGCACCACTACATCGGCGAGGTCGACGGCCAGATGGCGGAGTGGGCCTTCGTGCGGGGTGGCACGGGAGCGGTATCCGAGGCCATCGCCGCGGACGCGCGCGAGCACGGCGCCGACATCCGCACCGGGGCTCGCGTCGGGCGCATCCTCGTCGAGGGCGGCCGCGCGGTCGGCGTGGCGCTGACCGATGGAACCGAGCTGCGCGCGAAGGCGGTCATCTCCAACGCGCATCCCAAAATCACGTTTTGCGACCTGGTTGACACGAAGGAATTGCCTTCGGACTTTGTGCGAGCCATCGATCGGTACAAGACGCGATCCGGGACGGTGAAGGTCAACCTGGCGCTGGGGGAACTGCCGCAGTTCGTGGGACTCGCCCCGGAGGACTCGATGACGGCGGCGCGCTCGTTTATTCAGCTCTGCGATTCGATGGAGTACCTGGAGCGGGCCTTCGACGACGCGAAGTATGGCAAGGCGTCGGCCGCGCCCTACTCCGACGGCGTGCTGCCCACCCTGGTCGACGATTCGCTGGCGCCGGCCGGCAAACACATCATGAGCTGCTTCACGCAGTATGTGCCGGCGAGCTGGTCGCAGGCACCGCATCGCCAGGAGTTGGAAGCCTACGCCGACCGCGTCGTCGCGGGATACGAACGGTTCGCGGACAACCTGCCGGGCGCGATCGAGCATCGCCAGGTCATCGGGCCGTACGACATGGAGCAGGAGTACGGACTGGTGGGGGGCAACATCATGCACGGCGACCTGACACTCGACCAGCTCTTTTCCTGGCGGCCCGTGGCCGGCTATGCGGACTACCGGACGCCCATCAAGAATCTCTATCTGTGTGGCTCCGGCACGCATCCCGGTGGCGGGATCAGCGGCATCAACGGCCGCAACGCTTCGCGCGAGATTCTCAAAGATCTGAAGCGACGTCCGCGGCGGTGATCAGGCGGCCCGCTGATCGAAGGCGCCTGGAAAGCGTTCGGCTAGTTTCGCCTGCGGAACAGAGTCTAGCCAGCTTCCCTCCGGCTTGATGCCAACCGTCGCACACAGCTGGGTCAGGTCTTCGTCCCGAAACCGCCAGTAGAGGGAAATGACGCAGTGACCGTCACGAGTGAAGAAGAAGATGACCTGTCTGTCGATCGTGCTGTAGCGCCCTGGAAACTGAACCGTGCAGAGCGCAATCCGAGAAAGGTCGCTGACCGAAACCTTCGTTGGTTGGCGAAACCACTTTTTCAGGATGAGCCGTTCTCGATTGACGAAGATCTCTGTACCGTCATATCTGAATGCCATGTGGACTGCACCAGCCATGGCCATAACCGTCAACAGGAGCAACGTCCACTCAGGTTTGGTTACAGGCATTCCGATGCTGAGCCATCGTGCGACCACGACGACGACGGCAACGCCCGCCGCCCCTACCAATGGAACCCCATAGCTCGTGCGTTGACCTGCCCACTGAGGCAGTGGCCAGTAAGCTCGGATGACCAGGTCATCGGAAACGATCTCAGCCATACCGAGAGAACGCTGCTGGCCTCCATTAGCTTTCGTGCCCACGGCCGGGTTGTCGGTAACCCGAAATGAAGACGCTGCGAGAATTGTAGGATGCCCGAGACGCCCAACCTCGACGCGCAGCTCAGCGGCCCGCAATACATGGGACCGGCCACCTTCATGAAGGTCACGGCGCTGACGGAGCCGCGGGAGCTCGACCAATCGCGGCCGGACATCGCGATCGTCGGGGCCCCCTGGGATGGCGGCACGACCTCCCGCCCCGGGGCCCGCTTCGGTCCTCGGGCCGTGCGCGTGGCCAACTACCAGCCACCCACGTGGCACCTTGATCTGCAGGTCGCACCCTTCGATGTCTTAAAGGTGATCGACTACGGCGACGCCGCATGCTACCCGGGTCTGAGCGACCCGGCGCACCAGGCCATCCGGGCCCGTGTGGCCGAGGTCGCCTCACGGAAGATCGTGCCGATCGTCATCGGCGGCGACCACTCCATCACCAATCCGTCCGCCACCGCGGTCGCCGACGCGTACGGCCGCGGCAAAGTCGGCCTGGTCCATTTCGACGCTCATGCCGACACCGGAAACAGCACCTGGGGCGACCTAGCCTCGCACGCGACCCCGATGCGTCGCCTGATCGAGTCCGGGGCGATCCCGGGCCGGAACTTCATCCAGATCGGGCTGCGCGGCTACTGGCCAGAGCGTGAGACGTTTGAGTGGATGAGGGCCCAGGGCATGCGCTGGCATCTGATGGGCGAGTTGCTCGACCGCGGCGTCGAAACCGTGATCGGACAGGGCATCCAGGAGGCGCTGGACGGCCCGGAGTACATCTACCTCTCGGTCGATATCGACGTCCTCGATCCGGGCTTCGCTCCTGGGACGGGAACGCCCGAGCCGGGCGGGATGCAGCCGTCCGACCTGCTCCGAGCGATCCGAAATATCAGCCTGCGGACGAAATTGGTCGGAATGGACGTGGTCGAGGTCTCGCCGCCGTACGATCATGCGGAGATCACGGCTCAGAATGCCAACCGCTGCATACTAGAGGCGATTTCCGCCCTGGCCGTGAAGAAATCTAAAGGAGCTACGCCGTGAGTACTGTTACCGAGCCGATCGCCACCCACCGCGTGGTGGAACTGATCGCCAGGGAGGAGGAGCGGTTTCGTTCCAAGCGCCATCGGTCGGACGAGCTTTGGAAGCAGGCGAAGCAGTTCATCCCACGGGGCGTGCCGTCGTCCTTCCAGGACGCCGCGCCCCAGCCGGTCTTCGTCGATCACGGCAAAGGCAGCCGGGTCTGGGACGTCGACGGCAACGAATACGTCGACTTTCACAATGGCTTCGGCGTCATGGTCGTCGGGCATGCCCATCCCTTGATCGTCAAGGCGATCAGCGAGCGTGCCGCCCTGGGTACGCATTTCGCGCAGCCGGTCGCCGACGACGCGATCGTCGCCGAGGAGCTATCCCGTCGCTTCAAGCAGCCGCAGTGGCGCTTCACGAACAGCGGCACGGAATCGACGCTCGACGCCGTCCGGCTGGCGCGGGGGTTTACCGGCCGCGACCGGCTCGTCAAGATCGAGGCCAGCTACCACGGACACCACGATGCGCTGCTGGTTTCGGTCGAGCCGTCGCCCGACCTGATGGGTCCGGCCGACGCTCCCGTATCGGTCCCCTACAGCGCCGGCACGCCGCAGGCGGTGGTTGACCTCACGACCGTCGTCCCCTTCAACGACCTGGCGATCCTGGAGCGCACGCTGGATCGGCATCGCGGCGAGGTGGCCGCGATCATCGTCGAGCCGGTGATGATGAACATCGGCATTGTGCTTCCCGACGAGGGCTACCTGGCCGGTGTGCTCGAGCTCGCGCATCGCCATGGGGCGCTGCTGATCTTCGATGAGGTCAAGACCGGCGCGACCATCGCCGCCGGAGGGGCGACCGAGCGCTTCGGCGTGACGCCCGACCTGGTGGCGCTGGCGAAGGCGATCGGCGGCGGCGTACCCTGCGGCGCGGTCGGCGGCCGCGCCGACG
Coding sequences within:
- a CDS encoding APC family permease, whose protein sequence is MATLTAPPGTVAGADVLEEKRKLKKSLFRWDLALFSICAVVGIDTLGQAASFGTQTLFWLVFLSVFFMIPYGLIIAELGTTIPVEGAVYEWVRLAYGHLAGAITAVVYWIANPVWLGGTLAVTAIAAMDTLWGTKIGGNTGLAIVVGLAFVWVGISMNILSLRYMKWVPALGTVVRVVLLLLFGLLVVGSIAAGKNAGSINAGDLFPTMAVFVGVLGVLIFNFVGFEVQSNASEEMGDPRRDVPRSIGVTWLFGLIFYLIPVAGILLVVSAKNITNVGGFVSGYQTVVTNVFGGSAANVLNGIVGAAVVFSLLGSGVVWLMGSDRAMAISSLAGSGPRALGRFSRRFGTPVPVNVLSGIIASIILVLSFLITSGDLQSFFKTVLALTISTTTFSYIAVFPAIITLRRKYGTTGKGYRIPGGIVAVWLCAILAEFFVVAATVFSLWPNICSAKGCFSSDATAAVGNVARTSWELWTIGTMVVIVLMGVVFWLIGRGRQTSPDFELVTADGTSVFKN
- a CDS encoding SRPBCC family protein; the protein is MATIPSVDQELGRAFTLPASAYLDPAVLERETDRIFARTWQLVARADELSRIGDLKPTTILDEPILITHSLDGQLRGFYNVCRHRAAQVVLSKGNRRSLQCPYHGWTYGLDGRLQVAREMDGTENFDKADFGLVPIRVERWGPFIFANLDQHAPPLTEVLGRIPQEVAAAGYDVEGMQLVERRDYVIDCNWKVYVDNYLEGYHLPIAHPGLFKELDYDAYRVETFRYYSKQHAPIRELKPGEEPGRDRRYIRQPGSEESALYYWVFPNTMFNIYQDNMSSNLIIPLGVDKTLTVFEWFFAQPGTGPGWESMQQTIAFSDEIQQEDIALCEHVQRGLKSRSYDRGRFNPKRENGVYHFQRLVSEFLS
- a CDS encoding aspartate aminotransferase family protein — its product is MSTVTEPIATHRVVELIAREEERFRSKRHRSDELWKQAKQFIPRGVPSSFQDAAPQPVFVDHGKGSRVWDVDGNEYVDFHNGFGVMVVGHAHPLIVKAISERAALGTHFAQPVADDAIVAEELSRRFKQPQWRFTNSGTESTLDAVRLARGFTGRDRLVKIEASYHGHHDALLVSVEPSPDLMGPADAPVSVPYSAGTPQAVVDLTTVVPFNDLAILERTLDRHRGEVAAIIVEPVMMNIGIVLPDEGYLAGVLELAHRHGALLIFDEVKTGATIAAGGATERFGVTPDLVALAKAIGGGVPCGAVGGRADVMGTIDAHKVAQIGTFNGNPLTIAASKTTLLSVLTPAAYAHFDALAEALEGGLRKVMTDYQLPFHPITLAARGCVTYRKERVRNYRDYLTIDKKYAYLSWLYQCNRGVLMAPGAEENWTLSVQHSEEDVLRYVRNFEELAKDLTG
- a CDS encoding NAD(P)/FAD-dependent oxidoreductase, producing MPAEYDAIIVGGGHNGLATAAYLGRAGLKTLVLERRGILGGAAVSEHPWPGYTVSTLSYVLSLMPPEVIHELELRRHGLTLYPLAADYYVPFPDGSHLLLTKDAAQAKAEISKFSTKDAETWPIFSAFLAKIARMVRPLLLMTPPTVGAKTPSDLLELARFAWKLKGLDVQSTSDFVKVMTLSVAELLDEWFESPQVKAARCVSGAIGTYGGPYTPGTAYVLLHHYIGEVDGQMAEWAFVRGGTGAVSEAIAADAREHGADIRTGARVGRILVEGGRAVGVALTDGTELRAKAVISNAHPKITFCDLVDTKELPSDFVRAIDRYKTRSGTVKVNLALGELPQFVGLAPEDSMTAARSFIQLCDSMEYLERAFDDAKYGKASAAPYSDGVLPTLVDDSLAPAGKHIMSCFTQYVPASWSQAPHRQELEAYADRVVAGYERFADNLPGAIEHRQVIGPYDMEQEYGLVGGNIMHGDLTLDQLFSWRPVAGYADYRTPIKNLYLCGSGTHPGGGISGINGRNASREILKDLKRRPRR
- the speB gene encoding agmatinase, giving the protein MPETPNLDAQLSGPQYMGPATFMKVTALTEPRELDQSRPDIAIVGAPWDGGTTSRPGARFGPRAVRVANYQPPTWHLDLQVAPFDVLKVIDYGDAACYPGLSDPAHQAIRARVAEVASRKIVPIVIGGDHSITNPSATAVADAYGRGKVGLVHFDAHADTGNSTWGDLASHATPMRRLIESGAIPGRNFIQIGLRGYWPERETFEWMRAQGMRWHLMGELLDRGVETVIGQGIQEALDGPEYIYLSVDIDVLDPGFAPGTGTPEPGGMQPSDLLRAIRNISLRTKLVGMDVVEVSPPYDHAEITAQNANRCILEAISALAVKKSKGATP